In Ostrea edulis chromosome 6, xbOstEdul1.1, whole genome shotgun sequence, a single window of DNA contains:
- the LOC130046991 gene encoding protein jagged-1-like: protein MHGTCVDLVNAYRCLCQPGYSGTNCEIEVNECQSSPCVHGQCVDEINAFKCECDFGYFGSFCSEFNYQLLWILLSCLPIFMVILFIAKRAKIDKLKEDEFNIFVFPEVVRGESKPKWRSTERNECVHT from the exons ATGCATGGTACCTGTGTTGACCTGGTTAATGCTTATAGATGCCTCTGTCAACCAGGTTACAGCGGAACGAATTGCGAGATAG AGGTCAATGAGTGCCAGAGTTCGCCTTGCGTTCATGGTCAATGTGTAGACGAAATCAACGCCTTTAAGTGTGAATGTGACTTTGGATACTTCGGAAGTTTTTGTTCGGAGT TTAATTATCAACTGTTATGGATCCTCCTTTCCTGCCTACCAATATTCATGGTGATTCTATTCATCGCTAAAAGAGCAAAGATAGATAA ATTAAAAGAAGAcgaatttaatatttttgtgtttcCTGAAGTTGTACGAGGAGAATCCAAACCAAAATGGCGGTCAACAGAAAGAAATGAATGTGTGCATACTTAG
- the LOC125647395 gene encoding uncharacterized protein LOC125647395: MDGNVTTTFEPTTTSSNDTNSTVSISNGTTDTHTGSKSLIDEFFVREFRNGCLGFYQTQLWSCFDGSTYAFSLVAVIVACIGIAGNVIAFVKIVSDKKLHSDIFVALACVIVSDSLALVSYSVTGYITEVIVVFDIMLAVNFVFIICTTMWSILNALLLTVVRYRIQKESDSKRMTVKIIVSNVIFFLTGLALGVAFVIPLFLNINSINYTRTEEYQQLVINFSIAHLYLRLAMASCPLIPSLILHFMRLRIRNNFFYVRKSVSVVITVMLTIFNLACLQEIILVSVYLIWGTDLPDWLKQLTTSSEFRIFRINPLPWIINFSIKPFFLLLITPPMKLLWGKICCCYF; the protein is encoded by the coding sequence ATGGATGGTAACGTTACAACAACGTTTGAGCCAACAACAACGTCATCAAACGACACCAATTCCACCGTCAGTATCTCCAATGGAACTACCGATACCCACACTGGCAGCAAGAGTTTGATTGACGAGTTCTTCGTCAGGGAATTTCGTAATGGATGCCTGGGATTTTACCAGACTCAGCTGTGGTCGTGTTTCGATGGTTCTACCTACGCCTTCTCCTTAGTAGCTGTAATCGTGGCATGTATTGGAATTGCAGGAAATGTCATTGCCTTTGTAAAGATCGTATCAGACAAGAAGCTccattctgatatttttgtcGCCTTGGCGTGCGTGATTGTGTCGGATTCTCTCGCCTTAGTTTCGTACTCTGTCACCGGATACATAACTGAAGTAATtgtagtttttgatatcatgcTAGCAGTGAATTTCGTTTTCATCATATGCACAACCATGTGGTCCATCCTCAATGCCCTGCTACTCACAGTTGTCCGCTATCGCATACAGAAGGAATCAGACTCCAAAAGAATGAcggtcaaaatcattgtgtccAACGTGATATTCTTCCTCACAGGACTAGCTCTTGGGGTAGCTTTTGTTATTCCGCTGTTCTTGAACATCAACTCGATCAATTACACTCGTACAGAGGAGTACCAACAGCTAGTCATAAACTTTTCCATCGCTCATCTCTATCTAAGACTTGCTATGGCGTCATGTCCGCTCATTCCAAGTCTTATTCTCCACTTTATGCGTCTTAGGATCAGGAATAACTTTTTCTACGTGAGGAAAAGCGTTTCAGTTGTCATTACCGTAATGTTGACTATTTTTAACCTGGCGTGTTTACAGGAAATCATACTTGTTTCTGTCTACCTGATCTGGGGTACCGATTTACCCGATTGGTTGAAACAGCTCACAACATCATCCGAATTCAGAATTTTCAGGATTAACCCCCTGCCTTGGATCATTAATTTTAGCATCAAACCGTTTTTTCTGTTATTGATAACACCTCCCATGAAATTGCTCTGGGGTAAAATATGCTGTTGTTATTTCTGA